The Erinaceus europaeus chromosome 13, mEriEur2.1, whole genome shotgun sequence genome segment taagccagagctaaacagtgctctggtaaaaaaaaaaaaaaaaaaaaagaattaggggtTGGAGGGAATGGatgttttcaaaatttttatttattttatttttgagagagacacatacacagaaacaccagagcactgctcagctctggcttatggtggtgtaggggactgaacctgggatttagtctccttaggcatgagagtctgtttgcataaccattatgctgtctcccccgcccaggAATggattttttatataaatatttgttaattcctttttgttgcccttgttgttttattgttgtagttattattattattattgatgttgtagttggataggacagagagaaatggagagaggaggggaagacacagagggggagagaaagacacctgcagacctgcttcaccacttgtgaagcaactcctctgcaggtggggagccaggggctcgaacccggatccttatgccggtccttgcgcttagcgccacctgcgcttaatccactgtgctaggAGGGAATGGATTTTATCTAATCCAGAAGCACTGTACAGTCTTCTCCCTTCATAATCAGAATTCTGTAGGCACCAATAGGTTGAAGACAGGAACTCCCATTAGCAGTGCTCCCTGAACCTCACCAACCACTCTCTCTAACCTGATACCGATAAGGATTTCTCCACCACTTGGCACTAGATAGGCACAAAGAATCTGAGAAGTACGTCTCTGCTGTGTGGCATAGAGTTCTTTGCACTTACCAGTTTCCCACTTTCCCACACAGCTTCTGAGATCTGCTTTCCCTCTGCTCTCAGAACCTTCCAGAACAGCCTACTCAAACTCCTTCCACCTGGTATTTCCTTTCCAAGTTCTTCTGGCTCTAGACAAGAAATGTCCTTGGTGCCCCACTTACTGGTTGGCTCATTGGCTAATGGCATCATCATTCTACCTTTCAGCTTGCTGTTGGAATCATAATGATGCTCATTTAACAGCCCAGAGCATCATGCTATGAACACTAAGCTCTGCAGCAAGCAGCTTTTGCAGTTCCTCTTCACATCCCACctcaccctggagggggaaaaatactGCGTTCCTTTGACCAGGGAAAGCACACAGCATCCAGAGGGGGAAACCCGTTGTTTTAAAAACTGAGTACCAGCCTACATACCTATTCAGTGAGGCAGCCCAagcctggttgggggggggggggacctcagTAATAGGATGATAGagcagctattttttcctcctACACGTGCACCCCCATCTGTTCGAGATTTCCCTTCCAACTCTAGCTTGGCTCGCAGGCATGTCCCTAAGAAATTGCAGGCCAAAATAGAGAACTGACTCCCTCCTCCACACATCCTGACTTGCTGCCAATTGCCAGAAAAAGAGGGCAACATTTGGGCATTTACCAGAAGACAAGGATGTGCCTTttcatttgtcttttattttacatttaaaaagtgGTTATTGCTCTAACTGAATCAGAGGTAAGGACCTCTCTCCCCTAAGGAGTCTTGGCCTTGCAGCCCCATTCAGCAAGGATGGAAGTCACAAGACAATGAGTGGCGCCTCATGCCCTCCCACGAGGAAGCCCTTAGCATATTGCTGACATCTGCCTCTtaccctgtctctcttccctccccacgCCACTATACTCAGGCAGAGTGGTTGCTGGCCCAGCCTTGCCATAAGAGCTCTTCTAGACCGGAAGGAAAGGGTGGTCGTTGGGTGATGGCTTTCAGCTCTCTGGCTTGGGGAGGGCCAGTGCTCTTTTCCTTGGTTCAACAGATAACTGGCTGAGTGTCTACTATATGTCAGGCTTGTGCTAGATGTGGTCTTCCCACACCCCTGTCCTTAGCCATCAATGGACGATGCAGAGGTCCACCTGTTCTCACACAGGCATCCAGCAAACATAAGTCTTCAGTCTTAGGGAAGAATCTGCTTTCCCGTTTCaagcaccattttttttttttaagccaaaaggggcagtggagagagagagagagagaccagtcgCCTCACACCACTTGGGCTCTAGGGAAAGGCATGAGGACCCTGGGGAGCTTTCATAGACCCTGGATGAGATGGCAAGATGTGGAGACCAGGAGGCCGGAGCTGTTTGCACTGTCCACGGTGTATGGCTCAGGCTTTGTTGCAGCAGCTTCCACTCCGAAGTAGGCGACTTAGCAACCCTTTGAGTGTCCTGTGTGGATGTACTTCTTTCCAGGTGTCTAAGCCAACACTGCTAAAACTCTAAGAGACTTTTCCTAAGAAAACAGGTCCAATACCTTCCAGGTCTTTGAACCTACTTTGTTTGCTTATGATCTCAAAATGATGATCTGACAGTCAAATAGGGACCAAAAGAGATACAGATGCAGGCGACCAACTCAGGGATCCCTCCATCCTTTAAAGTGAAGCCCTTCAATTTTGTTTTCCAAAAGAGATAAAACAGACATCTTACACACTTCAGTGTTGTGCATCACACCACAAGCAAGGCCTTGATGGCTGGATCCAGAAACGGTTTGATGGCAGCCATGACCCTGCTTGGCAGGCAGCTCTACAGCTTCCCTGATGGTTCTTGATCTGAAAGACACACCTTGAGTCAGTCTAGGTGCCAGTCATCTCCCAGGAACTTTGTGCATTTTTCCAAAGAGGAAGCCAGTCCAGGAGAGGCCAGGAGGCAGAAAGAAGACTGAGTCTTGTGCAGCTTTTGCCTCGTCCAGAATGGGGCCAGGCCTTGTACTTTGTGtggcttgttatttatttttctttgcagaATTTGGGTTTGTAGTTCAGCCTCCTTCACCAGGCTAGGACAGGCAGGAGGAGGGGGCATGGGTGGCTGTGAAGTtaactccctccctcctccctctccttgtgCCTGTGGACCTGGAGACCAgcagagaagaaaaatgaaacccTTCACCCTGCAGACAGACAGTCATGCTTCAGTGATGTTCACTGAGGACTTGTTTGGaaactagggggaaaaaatgagagaagCAGCCAGGATTAATTGAACAGACTTCTTGCAAGgttggaaagaggaagagaacacaagaaggaaaggaatagcagggGAAGGAAAACAGTCTAGCTTTCACAGCCTAAAAGCTAGACTCTTGTCCAGAGTAGAAGGAAAAGGTAGCCCTGCCTTGAAGTCTTGTTTCTGCCTTCTCAAGCCCAGTCTTCAGTCTCACTAGAAGGGCCAAGACTTGTTATGGGCTCACAGCCCTGTATCGAGTCCACCCCCAGCAGAGCCGTCTTGTTGGCTGCTTCTCTCGCATCCTGCAGATCTGCCTCTGAGTGCAGCCTCGGTCACTGACACTATTGAGGCGCTTCTGTAGATGGGGATTAATAAGAGGCTTCAGGAAAAAGGTGCCAGGAAGAGAGAAGCCAAGGGGACAGGAAGTAAGAGGGCCTAAGGAGCTGGAGGAAGGAGATGTAGAGAGGGCCAGATGTTTGCTTGTTGGGTAATCATTCTCAGAACCATGAGATCCTCTCACATTCTCTACTGTCTTCTGAGCTGTTCAGAGCAAGTACTGCAAATGTTGTCATATCTGTTTTAtagaagaggaaatcaaagagGTGAAACACCTACCAAGCAGGAACAAATATAAACCCAGAACTCCTACTCTAGCTGCCCTACACCAACCCAGAATTCTGTTCTCTCTATGTAATGACTTACCCCTCCCTCCCAAGCTCTAGTGGCCCCTGGCACCTTGTTGAAGGTGCCAAAATCAATTTACAGTGTCCCTTGTGTCACACGGGCAGCAAGCAAGCTTGGCTCTGCCCAGCTGCAGTCATGCCAGGTCCTGGAGTGACCCTGTCCTCAGTCCACGGCCTACCAGAGAGAGTCCAAGTCAGAACACCACGCACTGAAGCTCCGGGCCTTGCTCTCACCTTGCTGCGGAGAAGACCCCCGCCTTGGTGCTCTGGAGTGCTGGCTTCTGATGCACTCTTGGCtttttccttgttgttattggGCTCATTGTCCTTGATAATGTCATACTGGCGACAGAAGAGGGCAATGACACCTGGttgggcagaggggagagatggTAGTCAGTGGCCAGAGGTCAAGTCCCTGTCCCACCAACTCATTTCTACTAACACTTGCTAAGTTCTACTAGGTGTAAGCTACAgatgacctctttttttttttactctaattttctttttttattattatcattttgttaatatttatctatttccttttgttgcccttcttgttttattgttgttgtaactgatatcgtcattgctggataggacagagagaaatggagagagggaggagaagacagagagggggagagagaaagatagacacctgcagacctgcttcaccgcctgtgaagcgactcccctgcaggtggggacctgggggcttgaaccgggatccttaagccggtccttgtgctttgcgccacctgcacttaacccgctgcgctaccgcccgactccccagatgatCTCTTTATTACTGTAACAGCCTTCCTCTGTGCCTGAATCAGCCACCCCCTTCACTGCTGCTGGGCTGGTTTCCTCCGACACCCATTCCATCACGTTTCCTCCCTTCTCTTAAACATCTTACAGCACCTCTTTTCCATGAGGGGAAAAGAGCATTTGCTGAGCATGGTCCAGGCCCTGTGCTATGCTCTACCTCCCCCCtttcatgaataaacaaaaccaaaaaactgaATGAAATTTGGGTTTTATCCTAAATGGAACCACAGAGAAGCTAGAAAAGAGGGAGACATGAGCctaacttatcaaataaagaattgAAAAAGGGAGAAGTATTCTGTAGGGGCACTGAGATAGGAGCAGTCTCAGAGTGGCACCTAGCAAGGACAAGTGGTTAGTGAAGGAGTCCCAAGCCTGAGCTGCCTCGCTTGGCATGCCAGGAGACACAGAAACCGTTAAGAGCAGGGAAAAGGTGTCAAAGCCATGGCTAGAGGCAAGAGACTATGGGTATAGCCACTCTTAGGAGCTTAACTCTTCCCTGACAGAGGGGAAAGACAAACACTTATGAATCTTACaaatcattctttcttttttttattttgtattaatatttatttatttatttattcccttttgttgcccttgttgttttattgttgtagttattattgtggttgttaatgatgttgtcattgttggaacaggacagagaaatggaaacaggagggaaagacagagagggggagagaaagacagacacctggagacctgtttcaccgcctgtgaagcaactcccctgcaggtggggagccaggggctcgaaccagggtcattatggtgggccttgcgctttgcgccatgtgcgcttaacccactgcgctaccgcacgactcccccattctttcttttttctttttttcttttttttaaagatttgatttatttattaatgagaaagataggagagagagaaagaaccagacgtcactctggtacatgtgctaccagagattgaactcaggacctcatgcctgagagtctagtgcctcagccactgtgccacctcctggaccacccattctttcttttttctttgttttgaatGACTGGTGACTTGGGCCCAGGCAAGGCTTAGAGACTTTTCACATCTCTCATCAGCTATCTCCaagttcatttccttttgtttctgtgaGAGAAGGGATCTTGTCAAGGTCCTCCATTTCCCAGAGGTTAAGAGaagggaggtcaggtggtggtgcaccaccaaagcgcacacattaccatgcacaatgacccagataTGCACAAATccctagccccacctgcagggtggggaagcttcacaagtgatgaagtactgcaggtatctctcctctctttctctctctctttgtctcaccctcaatcaaagagggggggggggagagagagagatggaaatggaggaggtgtggtctgggaagtggcacagtggataaagcatcggacttttaagcatgagggcctgaattCAACctccggcagcacacgtaccagagtgatgtctggttctttctcattaatatgtttctcattaataaataaataaaatcttaaaaaaaaaaagaaaaagaaaatggaggagggagaggaggactaGTAGGTGAGACTCACCAGCCCACATGAACAGGACCACGACAATGATCAGCACCTCACCCGTCCGCAGCTGTTGGTTCCTCCCCATCTCCTTCATAGTCACTTCATCTGTGGAAAGAGAGAAACGAGTTACTCTTCCAGGGCCAAGCCCACGATGGTGAGTGCTCATTTCTATAGGTGTCCATACACCAGACACAAAGAGATTCAAGAACATGCTCACAGTTACTTGGGAGCCTGGAGTGACCCCCTTCTCTCAGGTACTGCTTTGCCTAGGCAGCAGTGAGCACGAAGGTAAGAGCAGTCAGTGCTTTCCCCGGACTGCCTGCTGCTCTCACCCTGCCCACTCGGTCCTTCCCTGACCGAGACCAGGACTTGCCTTtgttcttggaggccatcttCTCAGCCTCACGGGGCGTTTTGAAGAGCACTGGCTCACTAGCTGGGCTCTGGCCCTGAATGGAGATGGCCTGCACGTGCACAATGTACTCCGTGTCCTCCTCCAGGTCCCAGAGGGCACACGAGCGGGTGGTAGTGTTCACCTCCTGGATGAAGCGCAGCATCCTGACATCCTTCTTCTGCAAAAGCCAGGCCCACGGCTCTCAGTGCACAGTTGCTGACCCCATTTGACTGCCTCTCTAACCCTCCAGGCTAAATCCTTTGCAGAGACATCTTCTATATGCATTCcatcacctctgcaggtgggtagg includes the following:
- the FNDC5 gene encoding fibronectin type III domain-containing protein 5 isoform X2 encodes the protein MQAARGGAGRPGRADRGPEGERPPGSAAPSPCAAPGPPAAGGAMHPGPPRAALRLWLGCVCLALVQADSPSAPVNVTVRHLKANSAVVSWDVLEDEVVIGFAISQQKKDVRMLRFIQEVNTTTRSCALWDLEEDTEYIVHVQAISIQGQSPASEPVLFKTPREAEKMASKNKDEVTMKEMGRNQQLRTGEVLIIVVVLFMWAGVIALFCRQYDIIKDNEPNNNKEKAKSASEASTPEHQGGGLLRSKFPNKSSVNITEA
- the FNDC5 gene encoding fibronectin type III domain-containing protein 5 isoform X3; translation: MQAARGGAGRPGRADRGPEGERPPGSAAPSPCAAPGPPAAGGAMHPGPPRAALRLWLGCVCLALVQADSPSAPVNVTVRHLKANSAVVSWDVLEDEVVIGFAISQQKKDVRMLRFIQEVNTTTRSCALWDLEEDTEYIVHVQAISIQGQSPASEPVLFKTPREAEKMASKNKDEVTMKEMGRNQQLRTGEVLIIVVVLFMWAGVIALFCRQYDIIKDNEPNNNKEKAKSASEASTPEHQGGGLLRSKI
- the FNDC5 gene encoding fibronectin type III domain-containing protein 5 isoform X1 produces the protein MQAARGGAGRPGRADRGPEGERPPGSAAPSPCAAPGPPAAGGAMHPGPPRAALRLWLGCVCLALVQADSPSAPVNVTVRHLKANSAVVSWDVLEDEVVIGFAISQQKKDVRMLRFIQEVNTTTRSCALWDLEEDTEYIVHVQAISIQGQSPASEPVLFKTPREAEKMASKNKDEVTMKEMGRNQQLRTGEVLIIVVVLFMWAGVIALFCRQYDIIKDNEPNNNKEKAKSASEASTPEHQGGGLLRSKVRARPGASVRGVLTWTLSGRPWTEDRVTPGPGMTAAGQSQACLLPV
- the FNDC5 gene encoding fibronectin type III domain-containing protein 5 isoform X4; this encodes MLRFIQEVNTTTRSCALWDLEEDTEYIVHVQAISIQGQSPASEPVLFKTPREAEKMASKNKDEVTMKEMGRNQQLRTGEVLIIVVVLFMWAGVIALFCRQYDIIKDNEPNNNKEKAKSASEASTPEHQGGGLLRSKVRARPGASVRGVLTWTLSGRPWTEDRVTPGPGMTAAGQSQACLLPV